A single window of Motacilla alba alba isolate MOTALB_02 chromosome 12, Motacilla_alba_V1.0_pri, whole genome shotgun sequence DNA harbors:
- the ARL6IP5 gene encoding PRA1 family protein 3 — protein MEVQVAPLRAWDDFFPGSDRFALPDLKDISKWNNRVVSNLLYYQTNYLMVAAALVSIVGFLSPLNMLIGGTVVVLVFLGFVWMSHNKDVLRKLKKQYPTTFVLAIMLSSYFLISYLGDVMVFMFGITLPLLLMFVHASLRLRNIQNKLQNKMEGIGLKKTPMGFILDALEQQEDSINKLADYISKVKE, from the exons atGGAGGTGCAGGTGGCCCCGCTGCGGGCCTGGGACGATTTCTTCCCCGGCTCGGACCGCTTCGCCCTGCCCGACCTCAAGGACATCTCGAAATGGAACAACCGCGTGGTCAGCAACCTGCTCTACTACCAGACCAACTACCTGATGGTGGCCGCCGCGCTCGTCTCCATCGTGGG GTTTCTGAGTCCCCTGAACATGCTCATTGGTGGCACTGTGGTGGTGCTGGTTTTCCTGGGCTTTGTGTGGATGTCACACAACAAGGATGTACTCCGCAAGCTGAAGAAGCAGTACCCAACCACGTTTGTCCTGGCCATCATGCTGTCTAGCTACTTCCTGATCTCCTACCTGGGAGATGTCATGGTGTTCATGTTTGGGATCACGCTTCCTCTTCTCT TGATGTTTGTCCATGCTTCCCTGAGGCTCCGGAACATACAGAACAAGCTGCAGAACAAGATGGAGGGGATAGGCTTGAAGAAGACCCCGATGGGCTTCATACTGGATGCTCTAGAACAGCAAGAGGATAGCATCAACAAACTGGCTGACTACATATCTAAAGTGAAGGAGTAA